From Amycolatopsis sp. cg9, one genomic window encodes:
- a CDS encoding S1C family serine protease — protein sequence MDDAMDAYSRTVSTVAKTVTPHVAGVQLARGSGSAVVFADDGHLLTNAHVVSDHRRGAATFADGSEVPFDVVGADPLSDLAVLRARGETPPAAALGDADRLVVGQLVVAVGNPLGFSGTVTAGVVSALGRALPVRHGRTTRFVEDVIQTDAALNPGNSGGALADSTGRVVGVNTAVAGFGLGLAVPINATTRRIIDTLVVEGRVRRAYLGVVGVPAPLPDDVAERTGQRAGLRVHEVVSDGPADRAGLRAGDLVLTVGRTRVSDAQGIQRQLFAEVIGTALPITVLRNGAMVDVYATPAELVG from the coding sequence ATGGACGACGCGATGGACGCCTACTCGCGCACGGTGAGCACGGTCGCGAAGACCGTCACCCCGCACGTCGCCGGGGTCCAGCTCGCGCGCGGCAGCGGGTCGGCGGTCGTCTTCGCCGACGACGGCCACCTGCTCACCAACGCCCACGTCGTCAGCGACCACCGGCGTGGGGCCGCCACCTTCGCCGACGGCAGCGAGGTGCCCTTCGACGTCGTCGGCGCCGATCCGCTGTCCGACCTCGCCGTCCTGCGGGCGCGCGGGGAGACGCCGCCGGCCGCGGCGCTCGGGGACGCCGACCGGCTGGTCGTCGGGCAGCTCGTGGTCGCCGTCGGGAACCCGCTCGGGTTTTCCGGGACCGTCACCGCCGGGGTCGTCAGCGCGCTCGGGCGGGCGCTGCCGGTGCGGCACGGGCGCACCACCCGGTTCGTCGAGGACGTCATCCAGACCGACGCCGCGCTCAACCCCGGCAACAGCGGCGGCGCGCTCGCCGACTCCACCGGCCGGGTCGTCGGGGTCAACACCGCCGTCGCCGGCTTCGGGCTCGGGCTCGCGGTGCCGATCAACGCGACGACCCGCCGGATCATCGACACGCTCGTCGTCGAAGGCCGGGTGCGGCGCGCCTACCTCGGCGTCGTCGGCGTGCCCGCGCCGCTGCCGGACGACGTCGCCGAGCGCACCGGGCAGCGCGCCGGGCTGCGGGTGCACGAAGTCGTCTCCGACGGGCCCGCGGACCGGGCCGGCCTCCGGGCGGGCGACCTCGTGCTCACCGTCGGGCGCACCCGCGTCTCCGACGCCCAGGGCATCCAGCGGCAGCTGTTCGCGGAAGTGATCGGCACCGCGCTCCCGATCACCGTGCTGCGCAACGGAGCCATGGTCGACGTGTACGCGACCCCCGCCGAGTTGGTCGGGTGA